The Vicia villosa cultivar HV-30 ecotype Madison, WI linkage group LG1, Vvil1.0, whole genome shotgun sequence genome includes a region encoding these proteins:
- the LOC131658016 gene encoding L10-interacting MYB domain-containing protein-like yields the protein MATNVDISDSKLWPDFVTKVFIDIMVDEVTKGNMPNGVFHNRTWTSMTTRLSCITSRSFKAGQLKAKMHRLRAMYREFYSLLQNTGFGWNAETNTVTASEEVWRNYLKVHDKASQFQKKGCDHYKLLEMIFNKNNATGVLHHSSTQDPPNTDEENELDNQYLNNGSASHVRVDNDSSDDDLHEVEHITRSGKKQVQVRSRKESTSHMMGEALSAWAKASLAKAERYRDRSVEATSRVTSDCSLTKCVAVLDEMEDIAHDVYGKALEKFMNPDWREVFIAMSLERKRGWVLRL from the exons ATGGCAACTAATGTTGACATTAGTGACTCAAAGCTTTGGCCTGATTTTGTAACTAAAGTTTTCATTGACATTATGGTTGATGAAGTTACAAAAGGAAATATGCCAAATGGTGTGTTTCATAATAGAACATGGACCTCAATGACTACTAGGTTGAGTTGTATAACTAGTCGATCATTCAAAGCTGGACAACTAAAGGCAAAAATGCATAGGCTGCGAGCTATGTATCGTGAGTTCTATTCCCTCTTGCAAAATACTGGATTTGGGTGGAATGCTGAAACCAACACAGTTACTGCTAGTGAAGAGGTCTGGAGAAATTATCTGAAG GTACATGATAAAGCTTCTCAATTTCAAAAGAAAGGGTGTGATCATTATAAGTTGTTGGAGATGATATTCAACAAAAATAATGCAACTGGAGTacttcatcactcatctacccaaGATCCACCAAATACTGATGAAGAAAATGAGCTTGACAATCAATACCTTAACAATGGGAGTGCGAGTCATGTACGTGTTGATAATGATAGTTCAGATGATGATCTACATGAAGTGGAGCACATCACACGTAGTGGAAAGAAACAAGTTCAAGTACGATCCAGGAAAGAGTCTACATCACATATGATGGGAGAGGCACTTTCAGCATGGGCTAAAGCATCTTTGGCAAAAGCTGAGAGGTATAGGGATAGGAGTGTGGAGGCTACTTCACGTGTAACATCAGACTGCTCTCTTACTAAGTGTGTGGCTGTTCTAGATGAGATGGAAGACATTGCTCATGATGTATATGGAAAAGCTTTGGAAAAGTTTATGAATCCTGATTGGAGAGAAGTGTTCATCGCCATGTCTCTTGAGAGGAAACGTGGATGGGTACTTAGACTTTAA
- the LOC131602111 gene encoding protein ALP1-like translates to MIYDYHQKYFNKAKVLTSLLSGREFVAEVLSGSGTSCFELFRMKKECFVSFCNELREKNYLGDSRDVLVEEKVATFLFIIGHNVRHRVASNRFQHSTETISRNFKEVLRAVCRFGKELINQESKELPERIKNNSKYYPWFKNCIGAIDGTHISASVPAEKQISCRDRKATITQNVMCACDFNMMFTYVYSGWEGSAHDSKILLDAITNQNAGFPWPPRGSFYLVDSGYPCIGGFLPPYRGERYHAQEYRGQGRKPKNPEELFNYRHSSLRMTIERCFGVLKNRFPILKLMPPYKPSRQRLIVIACCAIHNYIRKWNLPDELFRIWEEMDPIELEGMQEGPIIEGTSSNVNNLTRLSNEGAAEMAMERNLIRDDMWVHRNN, encoded by the exons ATGATTTATGACTATCATCAGAAATACTTTAACAAAGCAAAGGTTTTGACATCTTTATTGTCTGGTCGTGAGTTTGTTGCTGAAGTATTAAGTGGATCTGGAacaagttgttttgaattatttcgTATGAAGAAAGaatgttttgtgagtttttgtaatGAGTTAAGGGAGAAGAACTACTTAGGTGACTCAAGAGATGTGCTTGTTGAAGAGAAAGTTGCTACATTTTTATTCATAATTGGTCATAATGTTCGTCATAGAGTTGCATCAAACCGCTTTCAACATTCCACTGAAACAATCTCACGCAATTTCAAGGAGGTATTAAGGGCGGTGTGTCGATTCGGAAAGGAACTAATAAATCAAGAGTCGAAAGAGTTACctgaaagaattaaaaataattcaaaatactaTCCTTGGTTTAAG AATTGCATAGGCGCAATTGATGGTACACATATAAGTGCATCGGTTCCCGCAGAAAAACAAATTTCATGTAGAGATAGAAAGGCAACTATCACACAAAATGTCATGTGTGCTTGTGATTTTAACATGATGTTTACGTATGTATATTCGGGATGGGAAGGAAGTGCACATGATTCAAAGATTCTTTTGGATGCCATTACAAATCAAAATGCGGGATTTCCTTGGCCACCAAGAG GTTCTTTTTATCTCGTTGATTCTGGGTATCCATGTATTGGAGGTTTTCTTCCCCCTTACAGGGGTGAAAGGTATCATGCACAAGAATATAGAGGTCAAGGTAGAAAACCCAAAAATCCAGAAGAGTTATTTAACTATAGACACTCGTCTCTAAGGATGACAATTGAGCGTTGTTTTGGAGTGCTAAAAAATAGATTTCCTATTTTAAAGTTGATGCCTCCTTATAAACCTTCTAGGCAACGACTTATAGTTATTGCATGTTGTGCTATTCATAATTACATACGCAAGTGGAATTTACCTGACGAGTTGTTTAGGATATGGGAAGAAATGGATCCTATCGAACTTGAGGGGATGCAAGAAGGTCCTATCATAGAAGGAACAAGTTCCAATGTCAACAATTTAACAAGGTTATCTAATGAAGGTGCTGCTGAAATGGCAATGGAGAGAAATCTTATTAGAGATGACATGTGGGTACACCGTAACAATTAA